One Perca flavescens isolate YP-PL-M2 chromosome 9, PFLA_1.0, whole genome shotgun sequence genomic window carries:
- the zbtb7a gene encoding zinc finger and BTB domain-containing protein 7A, with translation MGRRTDGRTDTRVGAVLGGSAAGWWKMSSGAGGRGGRRLRGTASSGGGGGRGGAGEAEEGPVGIPFPEHSADILGSLNKQRLSGLLCDVLLVTQDREFPAHRSVLASCSSYFHKLFTSGAAADQQNIYNIDFVAAEALGSLLDFAYTATLTVSHSSVADILAAARLLEIPPVQDVCTHLLDTKVLSLPTGSERRDEDEDEDEEGKGRGGREQGNRVRAKEYLEYFQRGAHWSSSCSTPELRDLPTHLHFNHGNGGGPSNGTPAGPGEYYSPLAIALAQAPTLEPEEEDEDEEEDEDGEAMQGNGASLGSSYYPPSQNGHFYLPPESRLGQQTEVEDGSREARERGSASALLQQMMDSIERQKERETTGEEQGDGDDPDMEFYLNYFNSTQHEDPASAAMTQGVPPLWLSRGRTGQDRVGEGGRERVGGERGSGVGGGGGERKMRSKAFQKCPICSKVIQGAGKLPRHIRTHTGEKPYECAICKVRFTRQDKLKVHMRKHTGEKPYLCTQCGAAFAHNYDLKNHMRVHTGLRPYQCSSCFKTFVRSDHLHRHLKKDGCNGIPSRRGRKPRVREPGLLDAPLGLLSPSSDTGPGPRTIRGRRRSEASSAAEVEGAAGAHAHSPQLQDLAGEAGP, from the exons GCAGACGGACAGACGGCAGGACGGATACACGGGTGGGGGCTGTGCTAGGCGGCTCGGCGGCAGGCTGGTGGAAGATGTCGTCAGGAGCCGGTGGGAGGGGTGGCAGGCGGCTCAGGGGGACAGCAAGCAGCggtggtggaggagggagaggaggggcaGGAGAGGCAGAGGAAGGCCCAGTGGGGATCCCTTTCCCTGAGCACAGCGCAGACATCCTGGGCAGCCTGAACAAGCAGCGGCTCAGCGGcctgctgtgtgatgtgctccTGGTTACGCAGGACCGGGAGTTCCCAGCTCACCGCTCCGTCCTGGCGTCATGCAGCTCCTACTTCCACAAGCTCTTCACTTCAGGGGCCGCCGCTGACCAACAGAACATCTACAACATCGACTTTGTGGCGGCAGAGGCTCTGGGATCGTTGCTGGACTTTGCCTACACAGCTACATTGACAGTCAGTCACAGCAGTGTGGCTGATATCCTTGCTGCTGCGCGCCTCCTGGAAATCCCACCTGTCCAGGACGTCTGTACACACCTGCTGGACACCAAAGTGCTCTCCCTGCCG ACGGGCAGTGAGCGaagagatgaagatgaagatgaagacgAGGAGGGCAAGGGCAGAGGAGGCAGGGAGCAGGGGAACCGAGTGCGGGCCAAGGAATACCTGGAGTACTTCCAGAGAGGGGCGCActggagcagcagctgcagcacgCCAGAGCTCAGGGACCTGCCCACACACCTGCACTTTAACCACGGGAATGGCGGGGGCCCCAGCAACGGGACTCCTGCTGGCCCTGGTGAGTACTACTCCCCCCTGGCCATCGCCTTGGCTCAGGCCCCCACACTGGAGccagaggaagaggatgaggatgaagaggaagatgaggacGGGGAGGCGATGCAGGGGAACGGCGCAAGTCTGGGGTCGTCTTACTACCCTCCATCCCAAAATGGGCACTTCTACCTCCCCCCTGAGTCTAGGCTGGGGCAGCAGACAGAGGTGGAGGACGGAAGTAGAGAGGCGAGGGAGAGGGGTTCTGCCAGTGCCCTCCTGCAGCAAATGATGGACTCCATCGAGAGGCAGAAGGAGCGTGAAACAACCGGGGAGGAACAGGGCGACGGGGATGACCCCGACATGGAATTTTACTTGAATTATTTTAACAGCACGCAGCATGAGGACCCAGCCTCTGCCGCCATGACGCAGGGAGTGCCGCCGCTCTGGTTATCACGGGGCAGAACGGGCCAAGACAGAGtaggagaaggaggaagagagagggtggggggagagagaggcagcggGGTCGGAGGAGGTGGAGGCGAGAGGAAGATGCGCTCCAAGGCCTTCCAGAAATGCCCCATATGTTCCAAGGTCATTCAAGGAGCAGGCAAGCTACCCCGCCACATCCGAACGCACACGGGAGAGAAACCTTATGAATGCGCCATCTGCAAAGTGCGCTTTACCAG GCAGGACAAGCTCAAGGTTCATATGCGGAAgcatacaggagagaagccttacCTGTGTACGCAATGTGGAGCCGCCTTTGCTCACAACTACGACCTGAAGAACCACATGCGCGTACACACCGGCCTGCGCCCCTATCAGTGCTCAAGCTGCTTTAAGACTTTCGTGCGCTCGGATCACCTGCACCGCCACCTCAAGAAGGACGGCTGCAACGGCATCCCCTCTCGTCGAGGCCGAAAGCCTCGGGTGCGAGAGCCAGGGCTCCTCGATGCTCCCCTGGGTCTGCTGAGCCCAAGCTCCGACACAGGCCCTGGGCCTCGTACCATCAGGGGCCGGCGGCGATCGGAggcatcctcagcagcagaggttgagGGGGCTGCTGGAGCCCATGCACACAGTCCTCAACTGCAGGACTTGGCAGGGGAGGCGGGGCCCTGA